The following are from one region of the Mycetohabitans rhizoxinica HKI 454 genome:
- the ompR gene encoding two-component system response regulator OmpR, producing METKSPSKILVVDDDPRLRDLLRRYLGEQGFNVYVAENAPSMNKLWVRERFDLLVLDLMLPGEDGLSICRRLRGSNDRTPIIMLTAKGEDVDRIVGLEMGADDYLPKPFNPRELVARIHAVLRRQAPSELPGAPSETAEVFEFGEFALNLATRTLTKNGQEIPLTTGEFSVLKVFARQPRQPLSREKLMELARGREYEVFDRSLDVQISRLRKLIEPDPGSPRFIQTVWGLGYVFIPDGAA from the coding sequence ATGGAAACCAAAAGCCCATCTAAAATCCTCGTGGTCGATGACGATCCCCGTTTGCGCGACCTGTTGCGTCGCTATCTAGGCGAACAGGGTTTCAATGTATACGTGGCGGAAAACGCACCTTCAATGAACAAGCTGTGGGTGCGCGAGCGCTTCGACCTGCTCGTGCTCGACCTAATGCTGCCTGGCGAGGACGGCCTATCGATCTGCCGCCGCTTGCGCGGCAGCAACGACCGCACGCCGATCATCATGCTCACGGCAAAGGGAGAGGATGTGGATCGCATCGTTGGCCTCGAGATGGGTGCAGACGATTATCTCCCGAAACCGTTCAACCCTCGCGAGCTTGTTGCGCGCATTCATGCAGTATTGCGTCGCCAAGCGCCATCGGAGTTGCCCGGCGCGCCATCGGAGACGGCGGAAGTGTTCGAGTTCGGCGAGTTCGCGTTGAACCTGGCCACCCGCACGTTGACCAAGAACGGCCAGGAGATCCCGCTGACCACCGGCGAGTTTTCGGTGCTGAAGGTGTTTGCGCGCCAGCCTCGCCAGCCGCTGTCGCGAGAAAAGCTGATGGAGCTAGCGCGCGGGCGTGAATACGAGGTGTTCGACCGCAGCCTCGATGTGCAGATCTCGCGGCTGCGTAAGCTGATCGAGCCCGATCCGGGCAGCCCGCGCTTCATCCAGACCGTGTGGGGCCTAGGCTACGTGTTTATTCCCGATGGCGCCGCCTAA